The Gymnogyps californianus isolate 813 chromosome 5, ASM1813914v2, whole genome shotgun sequence genome contains a region encoding:
- the VIPAS39 gene encoding spermatogenesis-defective protein 39 homolog isoform X2 translates to MSRARADEEEYWHSSKFRAFTFDDEDDELSQLKESKRAVNSLRDIVDDDDDDDDLERVSWSGEPVGSISWSIKETASSSTSSLEGQDSSLQKGSSSYAAFPKQVSSYSLSSLFKGRNRLPSFQSLSNALSDTGVKNYAPELRRPKAEYKDYSSDWSPKDTVKRMQRGKDKLVLLDEAVAGHDGNVITAVLIFLKRTLRREILFRELEVRQVALCHLIHFLKETGEQKLLLDLLRFLDRTEEVALSQYREHLNIQDVEKRREFLKGCIGLPFSAEDTSHIQDHYTLLERQIIIEANDRHLETAGQSEIFRKYPRKASILNMPLVTTLFYSCFYHYTEAEGTFSSPTNLKKTFKIPDKQYVLTALAARAKLRAWDDVDALLTTKNWLGYTKKKAPIGFHRVVEILQRNNAPVQVLQEYVRLVEDVETRLNLATKYKCHDVVIETYRDLKDRIQLTAYKCKVERGSAEEQNINSILNNTQIRWKN, encoded by the exons ATGAGCAGGGCGAGGGCGGACGAGGAGGAGTACTGGCACAGCTCCAAGTTCCGTGCCTTCACCTTCGACGACGAGGATGACGAGCTCTCACAG CTAAAGGAATCCAAACGGGCTGTGAATAGCCTTCGGGATATCGtcgatgatgatgatgatgacgacGACCTTGAGAGGGTCAGTTGGAGCGGAGAACCTGTGGGAA GTATCTCCTGGTCAATCAAAGAGACAGCCTCCAGCAGCACGAGCTCGCTGGAGGGCCAAGACTCCAGCCTACAGAAGGGCTCTTCCTCCTACGCTGCTTTTCCTAAACAAGTTTCCTCCTACTCCCTAAGCAGCCTATTCAAAG gACGAAACAGACTTCCAAGTTTCCAGTCCCTTTCGAATG CCCTCTCTGACACGGGAGTTAAAAACTACGCCCCAGAGCTGCGCAGACCGAAAGCTGAGTACAAG GATTACAGCAGTGATTGGAGCCCCAAAGATACAGTCAAGCGAATGCAGAGGGGCAAG GACAAGCTGGTGCTCTTGGATGAAGCTGTGGCAGGGCATGATGGAAATGTCATTACAGCT GTCCTGATATTCCTGAAACGGACGCTAAGGAGAG AGATCTTGTTTCGGGAGCTGGAGGTGCGGCAGGTGGCCTTGTGTCATTTGATCCATTTCCTCAAAGAGACGGGTGAGCAGAAGTTGCTTCTGGATCTGCTCAG GTTCCTAGACAGGACTGAGGAAGTCGCT ctgTCCCAGTACCGGGAGCATTTGAACATCCAGGATGTAGAAAAAAGGAGGGAATTTCTGAAAGGCTGCATTGG GCTGCCATTTTCAGCTGAGGATACCTCCCACATCCAAGACCATTATACCCTGTTGGAGCGACAGATCATCATTGAG GCCAATGATCGGCACTTGGAGACGGCTGGGCAGTCAGAGATATTTCGGAAATATCCTCGCAAGGCTTCAATTCTCAACATGCCGCTAGTGACCACCCTCTTCTATTCCTGTTTCTATCACTACACAGAGGCTGAG GGAACGTTCAGCAGCCCGACCAacctgaagaaaacatttaag ATTCCTGATAAGCAGTATGTGCTGACTGCCCTGGCTGCCCGTGCCAAGCTGCGAGCCTGGGATGATGTGGATGCCCTCTTAACCACCAAG AACTGGCTGGGCTACACCAAGAAGAAGGCACCTATTGGCTTCCACCGAGTGGTGGAGATCTTGCAGAGGAACAATGCTCCTGTGCAG GTGCTGCAGGAGTATGTGCGCCTTGTGGAGGATGTGGAGACAAGGTTGAACCTCGCCACCAAATACAAGTGCCATGATGTTGTCATTGAG ACGTACAGGGATCTAAAGGATCGCATCCAGCTGACAGCATATAAATGCAAGGTGGAGCGAGGCTCTGCGGAAGAACAGAATATAAACAGCATTCTCAACAACACG CAAATCCGATGGAAGAATTGA
- the VIPAS39 gene encoding spermatogenesis-defective protein 39 homolog isoform X9: MSRARADEEEYWHSSKFRAFTFDDEDDELSQLKESKRAVNSLRDIVDDDDDDDDLERVSWSGEPVGSISWSIKETASSSTSSLEGQDSSLQKGSSSYAAFPKQVSSYSLSSLFKGRNRLPSFQSLSNALSDTGVKNYAPELRRPKAEYKDYSSDWSPKDTVKRMQRGKVCSLERFRSLQDKLVLLDEAVAGHDGNVITAVLIFLKRTLRREILFRELEVRQVALCHLIHFLKETGEQKLLLDLLRFLDRTEEVAGTFSSPTNLKKTFKIPDKQYVLTALAARAKLRAWDDVDALLTTKNWLGYTKKKAPIGFHRVVEILQRNNAPVQVLQEYVRLVEDVETRLNLATKYKCHDVVIETYRDLKDRIQLTAYKCKVERGSAEEQNINSILNNTQIRWKN, translated from the exons ATGAGCAGGGCGAGGGCGGACGAGGAGGAGTACTGGCACAGCTCCAAGTTCCGTGCCTTCACCTTCGACGACGAGGATGACGAGCTCTCACAG CTAAAGGAATCCAAACGGGCTGTGAATAGCCTTCGGGATATCGtcgatgatgatgatgatgacgacGACCTTGAGAGGGTCAGTTGGAGCGGAGAACCTGTGGGAA GTATCTCCTGGTCAATCAAAGAGACAGCCTCCAGCAGCACGAGCTCGCTGGAGGGCCAAGACTCCAGCCTACAGAAGGGCTCTTCCTCCTACGCTGCTTTTCCTAAACAAGTTTCCTCCTACTCCCTAAGCAGCCTATTCAAAG gACGAAACAGACTTCCAAGTTTCCAGTCCCTTTCGAATG CCCTCTCTGACACGGGAGTTAAAAACTACGCCCCAGAGCTGCGCAGACCGAAAGCTGAGTACAAG GATTACAGCAGTGATTGGAGCCCCAAAGATACAGTCAAGCGAATGCAGAGGGGCAAG GTCTGCTCTCTAGAGAGATTTCGCTCCCTGCAGGACAAGCTGGTGCTCTTGGATGAAGCTGTGGCAGGGCATGATGGAAATGTCATTACAGCT GTCCTGATATTCCTGAAACGGACGCTAAGGAGAG AGATCTTGTTTCGGGAGCTGGAGGTGCGGCAGGTGGCCTTGTGTCATTTGATCCATTTCCTCAAAGAGACGGGTGAGCAGAAGTTGCTTCTGGATCTGCTCAG GTTCCTAGACAGGACTGAGGAAGTCGCT GGAACGTTCAGCAGCCCGACCAacctgaagaaaacatttaag ATTCCTGATAAGCAGTATGTGCTGACTGCCCTGGCTGCCCGTGCCAAGCTGCGAGCCTGGGATGATGTGGATGCCCTCTTAACCACCAAG AACTGGCTGGGCTACACCAAGAAGAAGGCACCTATTGGCTTCCACCGAGTGGTGGAGATCTTGCAGAGGAACAATGCTCCTGTGCAG GTGCTGCAGGAGTATGTGCGCCTTGTGGAGGATGTGGAGACAAGGTTGAACCTCGCCACCAAATACAAGTGCCATGATGTTGTCATTGAG ACGTACAGGGATCTAAAGGATCGCATCCAGCTGACAGCATATAAATGCAAGGTGGAGCGAGGCTCTGCGGAAGAACAGAATATAAACAGCATTCTCAACAACACG CAAATCCGATGGAAGAATTGA
- the VIPAS39 gene encoding spermatogenesis-defective protein 39 homolog isoform X6, whose product MSRARADEEEYWHSSKFRAFTFDDEDDELSQLKESKRAVNSLRDIVDDDDDDDDLERVSWSGEPVGSISWSIKETASSSTSSLEGQDSSLQKGSSSYAAFPKQVSSYSLSSLFKGRNRLPSFQSLSNALSDTGVKNYAPELRRPKAEYKDYSSDWSPKDTVKRMQRGKVCSLERFRSLQDKLVLLDEAVAGHDGNVITAVLIFLKRTLRREILFRELEVRQVALCHLIHFLKETGEQKLLLDLLRFLDRTEEVALSQYREHLNIQDVEKRREFLKGCIGLPFSAEDTSHIQDHYTLLERQIIIEGTFSSPTNLKKTFKIPDKQYVLTALAARAKLRAWDDVDALLTTKNWLGYTKKKAPIGFHRVVEILQRNNAPVQVLQEYVRLVEDVETRLNLATKYKCHDVVIETYRDLKDRIQLTAYKCKVERGSAEEQNINSILNNTQIRWKN is encoded by the exons ATGAGCAGGGCGAGGGCGGACGAGGAGGAGTACTGGCACAGCTCCAAGTTCCGTGCCTTCACCTTCGACGACGAGGATGACGAGCTCTCACAG CTAAAGGAATCCAAACGGGCTGTGAATAGCCTTCGGGATATCGtcgatgatgatgatgatgacgacGACCTTGAGAGGGTCAGTTGGAGCGGAGAACCTGTGGGAA GTATCTCCTGGTCAATCAAAGAGACAGCCTCCAGCAGCACGAGCTCGCTGGAGGGCCAAGACTCCAGCCTACAGAAGGGCTCTTCCTCCTACGCTGCTTTTCCTAAACAAGTTTCCTCCTACTCCCTAAGCAGCCTATTCAAAG gACGAAACAGACTTCCAAGTTTCCAGTCCCTTTCGAATG CCCTCTCTGACACGGGAGTTAAAAACTACGCCCCAGAGCTGCGCAGACCGAAAGCTGAGTACAAG GATTACAGCAGTGATTGGAGCCCCAAAGATACAGTCAAGCGAATGCAGAGGGGCAAG GTCTGCTCTCTAGAGAGATTTCGCTCCCTGCAGGACAAGCTGGTGCTCTTGGATGAAGCTGTGGCAGGGCATGATGGAAATGTCATTACAGCT GTCCTGATATTCCTGAAACGGACGCTAAGGAGAG AGATCTTGTTTCGGGAGCTGGAGGTGCGGCAGGTGGCCTTGTGTCATTTGATCCATTTCCTCAAAGAGACGGGTGAGCAGAAGTTGCTTCTGGATCTGCTCAG GTTCCTAGACAGGACTGAGGAAGTCGCT ctgTCCCAGTACCGGGAGCATTTGAACATCCAGGATGTAGAAAAAAGGAGGGAATTTCTGAAAGGCTGCATTGG GCTGCCATTTTCAGCTGAGGATACCTCCCACATCCAAGACCATTATACCCTGTTGGAGCGACAGATCATCATTGAG GGAACGTTCAGCAGCCCGACCAacctgaagaaaacatttaag ATTCCTGATAAGCAGTATGTGCTGACTGCCCTGGCTGCCCGTGCCAAGCTGCGAGCCTGGGATGATGTGGATGCCCTCTTAACCACCAAG AACTGGCTGGGCTACACCAAGAAGAAGGCACCTATTGGCTTCCACCGAGTGGTGGAGATCTTGCAGAGGAACAATGCTCCTGTGCAG GTGCTGCAGGAGTATGTGCGCCTTGTGGAGGATGTGGAGACAAGGTTGAACCTCGCCACCAAATACAAGTGCCATGATGTTGTCATTGAG ACGTACAGGGATCTAAAGGATCGCATCCAGCTGACAGCATATAAATGCAAGGTGGAGCGAGGCTCTGCGGAAGAACAGAATATAAACAGCATTCTCAACAACACG CAAATCCGATGGAAGAATTGA
- the VIPAS39 gene encoding spermatogenesis-defective protein 39 homolog isoform X5 — protein sequence MSRARADEEEYWHSSKFRAFTFDDEDDELSQLKESKRAVNSLRDIVDDDDDDDDLERVSWSGEPVGSISWSIKETASSSTSSLEGQDSSLQKGSSSYAAFPKQVSSYSLSSLFKGRNRLPSFQSLSNALSDTGVKNYAPELRRPKAEYKDYSSDWSPKDTVKRMQRGKVCSLERFRSLQDKLVLLDEAVAGHDGNVITAVLIFLKRTLRREILFRELEVRQVALCHLIHFLKETGEQKLLLDLLRFLDRTEEVALSQYREHLNIQDVEKRREFLKGCIGLPFSAEDTSHIQDHYTLLERQIIIEANDRHLETAGQSEIFRKYPRKASILNMPLVTTLFYSCFYHYTEAEGTFSSPTNLKKTFKIPDKQYVLTALAARAKLRAWDDVDALLTTKNWLGYTKKKAPIGFHRVVEILQRNNAPVQVLQEYVRLVEDVETRLNLATKYKCHDVVIEQIRWKN from the exons ATGAGCAGGGCGAGGGCGGACGAGGAGGAGTACTGGCACAGCTCCAAGTTCCGTGCCTTCACCTTCGACGACGAGGATGACGAGCTCTCACAG CTAAAGGAATCCAAACGGGCTGTGAATAGCCTTCGGGATATCGtcgatgatgatgatgatgacgacGACCTTGAGAGGGTCAGTTGGAGCGGAGAACCTGTGGGAA GTATCTCCTGGTCAATCAAAGAGACAGCCTCCAGCAGCACGAGCTCGCTGGAGGGCCAAGACTCCAGCCTACAGAAGGGCTCTTCCTCCTACGCTGCTTTTCCTAAACAAGTTTCCTCCTACTCCCTAAGCAGCCTATTCAAAG gACGAAACAGACTTCCAAGTTTCCAGTCCCTTTCGAATG CCCTCTCTGACACGGGAGTTAAAAACTACGCCCCAGAGCTGCGCAGACCGAAAGCTGAGTACAAG GATTACAGCAGTGATTGGAGCCCCAAAGATACAGTCAAGCGAATGCAGAGGGGCAAG GTCTGCTCTCTAGAGAGATTTCGCTCCCTGCAGGACAAGCTGGTGCTCTTGGATGAAGCTGTGGCAGGGCATGATGGAAATGTCATTACAGCT GTCCTGATATTCCTGAAACGGACGCTAAGGAGAG AGATCTTGTTTCGGGAGCTGGAGGTGCGGCAGGTGGCCTTGTGTCATTTGATCCATTTCCTCAAAGAGACGGGTGAGCAGAAGTTGCTTCTGGATCTGCTCAG GTTCCTAGACAGGACTGAGGAAGTCGCT ctgTCCCAGTACCGGGAGCATTTGAACATCCAGGATGTAGAAAAAAGGAGGGAATTTCTGAAAGGCTGCATTGG GCTGCCATTTTCAGCTGAGGATACCTCCCACATCCAAGACCATTATACCCTGTTGGAGCGACAGATCATCATTGAG GCCAATGATCGGCACTTGGAGACGGCTGGGCAGTCAGAGATATTTCGGAAATATCCTCGCAAGGCTTCAATTCTCAACATGCCGCTAGTGACCACCCTCTTCTATTCCTGTTTCTATCACTACACAGAGGCTGAG GGAACGTTCAGCAGCCCGACCAacctgaagaaaacatttaag ATTCCTGATAAGCAGTATGTGCTGACTGCCCTGGCTGCCCGTGCCAAGCTGCGAGCCTGGGATGATGTGGATGCCCTCTTAACCACCAAG AACTGGCTGGGCTACACCAAGAAGAAGGCACCTATTGGCTTCCACCGAGTGGTGGAGATCTTGCAGAGGAACAATGCTCCTGTGCAG GTGCTGCAGGAGTATGTGCGCCTTGTGGAGGATGTGGAGACAAGGTTGAACCTCGCCACCAAATACAAGTGCCATGATGTTGTCATTGAG CAAATCCGATGGAAGAATTGA
- the VIPAS39 gene encoding spermatogenesis-defective protein 39 homolog isoform X1, which produces MSRARADEEEYWHSSKFRAFTFDDEDDELSQLKESKRAVNSLRDIVDDDDDDDDLERVSWSGEPVGSISWSIKETASSSTSSLEGQDSSLQKGSSSYAAFPKQVSSYSLSSLFKGRNRLPSFQSLSNALSDTGVKNYAPELRRPKAEYKDYSSDWSPKDTVKRMQRGKVCSLERFRSLQDKLVLLDEAVAGHDGNVITAVLIFLKRTLRREILFRELEVRQVALCHLIHFLKETGEQKLLLDLLRFLDRTEEVALSQYREHLNIQDVEKRREFLKGCIGLPFSAEDTSHIQDHYTLLERQIIIEANDRHLETAGQSEIFRKYPRKASILNMPLVTTLFYSCFYHYTEAEGTFSSPTNLKKTFKIPDKQYVLTALAARAKLRAWDDVDALLTTKNWLGYTKKKAPIGFHRVVEILQRNNAPVQVLQEYVRLVEDVETRLNLATKYKCHDVVIETYRDLKDRIQLTAYKCKVERGSAEEQNINSILNNTQIRWKN; this is translated from the exons ATGAGCAGGGCGAGGGCGGACGAGGAGGAGTACTGGCACAGCTCCAAGTTCCGTGCCTTCACCTTCGACGACGAGGATGACGAGCTCTCACAG CTAAAGGAATCCAAACGGGCTGTGAATAGCCTTCGGGATATCGtcgatgatgatgatgatgacgacGACCTTGAGAGGGTCAGTTGGAGCGGAGAACCTGTGGGAA GTATCTCCTGGTCAATCAAAGAGACAGCCTCCAGCAGCACGAGCTCGCTGGAGGGCCAAGACTCCAGCCTACAGAAGGGCTCTTCCTCCTACGCTGCTTTTCCTAAACAAGTTTCCTCCTACTCCCTAAGCAGCCTATTCAAAG gACGAAACAGACTTCCAAGTTTCCAGTCCCTTTCGAATG CCCTCTCTGACACGGGAGTTAAAAACTACGCCCCAGAGCTGCGCAGACCGAAAGCTGAGTACAAG GATTACAGCAGTGATTGGAGCCCCAAAGATACAGTCAAGCGAATGCAGAGGGGCAAG GTCTGCTCTCTAGAGAGATTTCGCTCCCTGCAGGACAAGCTGGTGCTCTTGGATGAAGCTGTGGCAGGGCATGATGGAAATGTCATTACAGCT GTCCTGATATTCCTGAAACGGACGCTAAGGAGAG AGATCTTGTTTCGGGAGCTGGAGGTGCGGCAGGTGGCCTTGTGTCATTTGATCCATTTCCTCAAAGAGACGGGTGAGCAGAAGTTGCTTCTGGATCTGCTCAG GTTCCTAGACAGGACTGAGGAAGTCGCT ctgTCCCAGTACCGGGAGCATTTGAACATCCAGGATGTAGAAAAAAGGAGGGAATTTCTGAAAGGCTGCATTGG GCTGCCATTTTCAGCTGAGGATACCTCCCACATCCAAGACCATTATACCCTGTTGGAGCGACAGATCATCATTGAG GCCAATGATCGGCACTTGGAGACGGCTGGGCAGTCAGAGATATTTCGGAAATATCCTCGCAAGGCTTCAATTCTCAACATGCCGCTAGTGACCACCCTCTTCTATTCCTGTTTCTATCACTACACAGAGGCTGAG GGAACGTTCAGCAGCCCGACCAacctgaagaaaacatttaag ATTCCTGATAAGCAGTATGTGCTGACTGCCCTGGCTGCCCGTGCCAAGCTGCGAGCCTGGGATGATGTGGATGCCCTCTTAACCACCAAG AACTGGCTGGGCTACACCAAGAAGAAGGCACCTATTGGCTTCCACCGAGTGGTGGAGATCTTGCAGAGGAACAATGCTCCTGTGCAG GTGCTGCAGGAGTATGTGCGCCTTGTGGAGGATGTGGAGACAAGGTTGAACCTCGCCACCAAATACAAGTGCCATGATGTTGTCATTGAG ACGTACAGGGATCTAAAGGATCGCATCCAGCTGACAGCATATAAATGCAAGGTGGAGCGAGGCTCTGCGGAAGAACAGAATATAAACAGCATTCTCAACAACACG CAAATCCGATGGAAGAATTGA
- the VIPAS39 gene encoding spermatogenesis-defective protein 39 homolog isoform X8 — translation MSRARADEEEYWHSSKFRAFTFDDEDDELSQLKESKRAVNSLRDIVDDDDDDDDLERVSWSGEPVGRRNRLPSFQSLSNALSDTGVKNYAPELRRPKAEYKDYSSDWSPKDTVKRMQRGKVLIFLKRTLRREILFRELEVRQVALCHLIHFLKETGEQKLLLDLLRFLDRTEEVALSQYREHLNIQDVEKRREFLKGCIGLPFSAEDTSHIQDHYTLLERQIIIEANDRHLETAGQSEIFRKYPRKASILNMPLVTTLFYSCFYHYTEAEGTFSSPTNLKKTFKIPDKQYVLTALAARAKLRAWDDVDALLTTKNWLGYTKKKAPIGFHRVVEILQRNNAPVQVLQEYVRLVEDVETRLNLATKYKCHDVVIETYRDLKDRIQLTAYKCKVERGSAEEQNINSILNNTQIRWKN, via the exons ATGAGCAGGGCGAGGGCGGACGAGGAGGAGTACTGGCACAGCTCCAAGTTCCGTGCCTTCACCTTCGACGACGAGGATGACGAGCTCTCACAG CTAAAGGAATCCAAACGGGCTGTGAATAGCCTTCGGGATATCGtcgatgatgatgatgatgacgacGACCTTGAGAGGGTCAGTTGGAGCGGAGAACCTGTGGGAA gACGAAACAGACTTCCAAGTTTCCAGTCCCTTTCGAATG CCCTCTCTGACACGGGAGTTAAAAACTACGCCCCAGAGCTGCGCAGACCGAAAGCTGAGTACAAG GATTACAGCAGTGATTGGAGCCCCAAAGATACAGTCAAGCGAATGCAGAGGGGCAAG GTCCTGATATTCCTGAAACGGACGCTAAGGAGAG AGATCTTGTTTCGGGAGCTGGAGGTGCGGCAGGTGGCCTTGTGTCATTTGATCCATTTCCTCAAAGAGACGGGTGAGCAGAAGTTGCTTCTGGATCTGCTCAG GTTCCTAGACAGGACTGAGGAAGTCGCT ctgTCCCAGTACCGGGAGCATTTGAACATCCAGGATGTAGAAAAAAGGAGGGAATTTCTGAAAGGCTGCATTGG GCTGCCATTTTCAGCTGAGGATACCTCCCACATCCAAGACCATTATACCCTGTTGGAGCGACAGATCATCATTGAG GCCAATGATCGGCACTTGGAGACGGCTGGGCAGTCAGAGATATTTCGGAAATATCCTCGCAAGGCTTCAATTCTCAACATGCCGCTAGTGACCACCCTCTTCTATTCCTGTTTCTATCACTACACAGAGGCTGAG GGAACGTTCAGCAGCCCGACCAacctgaagaaaacatttaag ATTCCTGATAAGCAGTATGTGCTGACTGCCCTGGCTGCCCGTGCCAAGCTGCGAGCCTGGGATGATGTGGATGCCCTCTTAACCACCAAG AACTGGCTGGGCTACACCAAGAAGAAGGCACCTATTGGCTTCCACCGAGTGGTGGAGATCTTGCAGAGGAACAATGCTCCTGTGCAG GTGCTGCAGGAGTATGTGCGCCTTGTGGAGGATGTGGAGACAAGGTTGAACCTCGCCACCAAATACAAGTGCCATGATGTTGTCATTGAG ACGTACAGGGATCTAAAGGATCGCATCCAGCTGACAGCATATAAATGCAAGGTGGAGCGAGGCTCTGCGGAAGAACAGAATATAAACAGCATTCTCAACAACACG CAAATCCGATGGAAGAATTGA
- the VIPAS39 gene encoding spermatogenesis-defective protein 39 homolog isoform X7 translates to MSRARADEEEYWHSSKFRAFTFDDEDDELSQLKESKRAVNSLRDIVDDDDDDDDLERVSWSGEPVGRRNRLPSFQSLSNALSDTGVKNYAPELRRPKAEYKDYSSDWSPKDTVKRMQRGKVCSLERFRSLQDKLVLLDEAVAGHDGNVITAVLIFLKRTLRREILFRELEVRQVALCHLIHFLKETGEQKLLLDLLRFLDRTEEVALSQYREHLNIQDVEKRREFLKGCIGLPFSAEDTSHIQDHYTLLERQIIIEANDRHLETAGQSEIFRKYPRKASILNMPLVTTLFYSCFYHYTEAEGTFSSPTNLKKTFKIPDKQYVLTALAARAKLRAWDDVDALLTTKNWLGYTKKKAPIGFHRVVEILQRNNAPVQVLQEYVRLVEDVETRLNLATKYKCHDVVIETYRDLKDRIQLTAYKCKVERGSAEEQNINSILNNTQIRWKN, encoded by the exons ATGAGCAGGGCGAGGGCGGACGAGGAGGAGTACTGGCACAGCTCCAAGTTCCGTGCCTTCACCTTCGACGACGAGGATGACGAGCTCTCACAG CTAAAGGAATCCAAACGGGCTGTGAATAGCCTTCGGGATATCGtcgatgatgatgatgatgacgacGACCTTGAGAGGGTCAGTTGGAGCGGAGAACCTGTGGGAA gACGAAACAGACTTCCAAGTTTCCAGTCCCTTTCGAATG CCCTCTCTGACACGGGAGTTAAAAACTACGCCCCAGAGCTGCGCAGACCGAAAGCTGAGTACAAG GATTACAGCAGTGATTGGAGCCCCAAAGATACAGTCAAGCGAATGCAGAGGGGCAAG GTCTGCTCTCTAGAGAGATTTCGCTCCCTGCAGGACAAGCTGGTGCTCTTGGATGAAGCTGTGGCAGGGCATGATGGAAATGTCATTACAGCT GTCCTGATATTCCTGAAACGGACGCTAAGGAGAG AGATCTTGTTTCGGGAGCTGGAGGTGCGGCAGGTGGCCTTGTGTCATTTGATCCATTTCCTCAAAGAGACGGGTGAGCAGAAGTTGCTTCTGGATCTGCTCAG GTTCCTAGACAGGACTGAGGAAGTCGCT ctgTCCCAGTACCGGGAGCATTTGAACATCCAGGATGTAGAAAAAAGGAGGGAATTTCTGAAAGGCTGCATTGG GCTGCCATTTTCAGCTGAGGATACCTCCCACATCCAAGACCATTATACCCTGTTGGAGCGACAGATCATCATTGAG GCCAATGATCGGCACTTGGAGACGGCTGGGCAGTCAGAGATATTTCGGAAATATCCTCGCAAGGCTTCAATTCTCAACATGCCGCTAGTGACCACCCTCTTCTATTCCTGTTTCTATCACTACACAGAGGCTGAG GGAACGTTCAGCAGCCCGACCAacctgaagaaaacatttaag ATTCCTGATAAGCAGTATGTGCTGACTGCCCTGGCTGCCCGTGCCAAGCTGCGAGCCTGGGATGATGTGGATGCCCTCTTAACCACCAAG AACTGGCTGGGCTACACCAAGAAGAAGGCACCTATTGGCTTCCACCGAGTGGTGGAGATCTTGCAGAGGAACAATGCTCCTGTGCAG GTGCTGCAGGAGTATGTGCGCCTTGTGGAGGATGTGGAGACAAGGTTGAACCTCGCCACCAAATACAAGTGCCATGATGTTGTCATTGAG ACGTACAGGGATCTAAAGGATCGCATCCAGCTGACAGCATATAAATGCAAGGTGGAGCGAGGCTCTGCGGAAGAACAGAATATAAACAGCATTCTCAACAACACG CAAATCCGATGGAAGAATTGA